One part of the Kwoniella dendrophila CBS 6074 chromosome 5, complete sequence genome encodes these proteins:
- a CDS encoding S-adenosylmethionine decarboxylase proenzyme — MTLPLETPQEVLTSPGPFEGPEKLLEIWFAPSFDQLPNVLPTPTNNKKFRITKNGKEDTQNELKGLRKVPKEVWEEMLDIVKCKVLSVVEGDELDAYLLSESSLFVAPHCIILKTCGTTLNLLGLYRIIEIAKQYCGFKNVWRCFYSRKSFFFPERQQGPHKDWSDEVRFLDAVFGTAGAAYTVGPMNRDHWLLYLTSPNTEPNLPSRPPSPSSTSLTLPVPASSSSSSSSSSSSSNAIDGISLKPAKYQDTTLEILMTHLADEARQPFFNDGENGTLKSGLELGEEISKELGIDKLFSKDETVLDSFGFDPCGYSANAVIGSGMPEKEKGGYFTIHVTPEQGWSYASFECNVPLKISSASSLTSLSTNKGEGESQGGRPELQELIKKVVNIFKPSRLSITLFVSSSSQEEESKQKTATTQVEQKVWQSFGNDLLGKEFIRKDRIGYEFDGYDLVFACFEKKNWIEPKLHKDHMTIGNVFNGQV, encoded by the exons TTAACTTCACCAGGACCATTTGAAGGTCCAgaaaaattattagaaatttgGTTTGCaccttcttttgatcaattacCTAATGTATTGCCAACTCCAACAAATAATAAGAAGTTTAGAATAactaaaaatggtaaagaagatacacaaaatgaattaaaaggtttaaGGAAAGTACCAAAAGAAGTATGGGAAGAAATGTTAGATATTGTAAAATGTAAAGTCCTAAgtgttgttgaaggtgatgaattagatgctTATTTATTATC cgaatcatcattatttgtCGCACCACATTGTATAATTTTGAAAACATGCGGAACAACATTaaatttattaggtttatATAGAATAATTGAAATTGCTAAACAATATTGTGGTTTCAAAAACGTTTGGAGATGTTTTTATAGTAgaaaatctttctttttcccaGAGAGACAACAAGGTCCACATAAAGATTGGTCTGATGAAGTTAGATTTTTAGATGCTGTTTTTG GTACCGCTGGAGCAGCATATACTGTAGGACCAATGAATCGAGATCATTGGTTATTATATCTTACATCACCTAACACCGaacctaatttaccatctagaccaccatcaccatccTCAACATCACTTACTTTACCTGTTcctgcttcatcttcatcttcatcatcttcatcttcttcttcttcaaatgctATAGATGGAATATCATTAAAACCAgcaaaatatcaagatacGACATTAGAAATTTTAATGACACatttagctgatgaagctagaCAACCTTTTTTTAAcgatggtgaaaatggtacaTTAAAATCAGGATTAGAgttaggtgaagaaatttctaaagaattaggtatagataaattattttcaaaagatgaaactgttTTAGattcatttggatttgatccatGTGGATATTCAGCTAATGCTGTCATAGGTTCAGGTATGccagaaaaagaaaaaggtggttATTTTACTATTCACGTTACACCTGAACAAGGTTGGTCTTATGCTTCTTTTGAATGTAATGTTCCTTTAAAAATTTCTTCAGCGTCTTCCTTgacatcattatcaacaaataaaggtgaaggagaGAGTCAAGGAGGTAGACcagaattacaagaattaatTAAAAAAGTTGTAAATATATTTAAACcttcaagattatcaattacaTTATTTGTTTCATCATCGtctcaagaagaagaatctaaGCAAAAAACTGCTACTACTCAAGTTGAACAAAAAGTTTGGCAATCTTTTggaaatgatttattaggtaaagaatttataagaaaagatagaattggttatgaatttgatggatatgaTTTAGTTTTCGCTTGTTtcgaaaagaaaaattggaTAGAACCGAAATTACATAAAGATCATATGACTATTGGGAATGTCTTCAATGGTCAAGTGTGA